The following coding sequences are from one Amyelois transitella isolate CPQ chromosome 23, ilAmyTran1.1, whole genome shotgun sequence window:
- the LOC106129515 gene encoding facilitated trehalose transporter Tret1, producing the protein MTEEQGTSVDVEQPSPPSEPPGPPARNGNPKILQRIETVPDIKRDTSGITTQYIATGIVNLGAFASGACMAWSSSALPHLISNEAPLESVLSDGFDPRPRLTLTHSAASWTASLLCLGALFGAIPTGLISEHFGRKKTLLYLALPLVVSWIMVASSPNVYGLYVGRFVGGVAVGAFSVGIPPYVEDIAESDLLPTLANFYHVHLACGVLFGYIVGMIPSATWLSVICTTIPIAFFVAFIFLPESPAYLLSQGKYNEAKAALRYFRGIDNDVDSEYKELKEQMRNNVKHNVTFKELFSTKGTIKALVVSFGLMVFQQMSGIYPVLFYAKNIFNTFSITMNLPSAAIILGFCLVSSTYFSTMLLKKVRRRVLLLFSFTLMAISLALLATYFHLKASQMVQNNTWVPLLCLCMFVSVYASGVGPIPWLMLREIFPSNVRRRATAITAGFHWFLAFGVTKLFQNLVAKVQPGWALWYFAIICVVGTIFVYFFVPETKGRSLQEIHNEFDGIHKKRKHRHVIEVESVSEP; encoded by the exons A TGACAGAGGAACAAGGGACGAGTGTGGATGTGGAGCAGCCTTCCCCCCCGAGCGAACCCCCTGGACCACCAGCCAGGAACGGGAATCCCAAGATACTGCAGCGAATCGAAACTGTCCCAGATATCAAGCGGGATACGTCCGGGATCACTACCCAGTATATTGCTACTGGAATTG TGAATCTTGGCGCGTTTGCATCAGGTGCATGCATGGCGTGGTCTTCATCAGCGCTTCCTCATTTGATCAGCAATgag gCTCCATTGGAATCAGTTTTGTCGGATGGGTTTGACCCACGTCCTCGGCTGACg ttaaCTCACTCAGCAGCGTCATGGACCGCGTCTCTTCTCTGTCTTGGAGCGCTGTTCGGAGCAATACCCACTGGTCTCATATCAGAGCATTTTGGAAGAAAGAAGACCTTGCTGTACCTTGCCTTGCCGCTGGTGGTGTCGTGGATTATGGTCGCTTcaag TCCAAACGTCTACGGGTTGTACGTAGGCAGATTCGTCGGTGGAGTAGCCGTTGGGGCTTTCAGCGTCGGCATTCCTCCGTACGTAGAGGACATAGCTGAGAGCGACCTCCTGCCGACCTTGGCGAACTTCTACCATGTACACCTCGCGTGTGGGGTCCTTTTTGGTTATATTGTTG gtaTGATTCCAAGCGCCACTTGGTTATCCGTTATCTGTACAACAATACCAATAGCGTTCTTCGTTGCATTCATCTTCCTTCCTGAATCACCTGCCTATCTTCTCTCCCAAGGCAAATATAACGAAGCTAAAGCAGCATTGAGATATTTCCGAGGCATCGATAATGATGTCGACTCAGAATATAAAGAACTGAAGGAGCAAATGAGAAATAACGTAAAGCATAACGTGACGTTCAAAGAACTATTCAGCACTAAAGGCACAATCAAAGCTCTAGTCGTCTCTTTCGGACTTATGGTCTTTCAGCAAATGAGCGGTATATATCCCGTCCTTTTCTATGCGAAGAATATCTTCAACACATTTTCGATTACGATGAATTTGCCAAGCGCTGCTATCATCCTTGGATTTTGTTTAGTCTCATCAACTTATTTTTCTACTATGTTGTTGAAGAAAGTAAGAAGACGCGTCTTATTACTTTTCTCTTTCACACTTATGGCTATTAGCTTAGCATTATTAGCTACATACTTCCATTTGAAAGCATCACAAATGGTACAGAATAATACTTGGGTTCCATTGTTATgtctatgtatgtttgtcagtGTATACGCATCTGGTGTCGGGCCGATCCCATGGTTAATGCTAAGAGAGATATTTCCATCGAACGTTAGACGAAGAGCCACAGCTATAACTGCTGGTTTTCACTGGTTTTTAGCATTTGGTGTGACCAAACTATTCCAGAATTTGGTCGCTAAGGTTCAACCAGGATGGGCGCTTTGGTATTTCGCTATTATATGTGTAGTGGGTAcgatatttgtatatttcttCGTACCAGAAACTAAAGGCAGATCGTTACAGGAGATCCACAATGAATTTGATGGTATACATAAGAAGAGGAAGCACAGACATGTCATTGAAGTTGAGAGTGTTTCAGAACCCTGa